A section of the Clostridium felsineum DSM 794 genome encodes:
- the ribH gene encoding 6,7-dimethyl-8-ribityllumazine synthase gives MKIYEGKLVSENLKFAIVAGRFNEFIVSKLVSGAMDALKRHGAKEEDIELAYAPGAFEIPLISQKLAESGKYDAVICLGAVIRGATPHFDYVSSEVSKGVAQTSLKTGCPVIFGVLTTDSIEQAVERAGTKSGNKGFDAAVTAIEMANLIKNIEK, from the coding sequence ATGAAAATATATGAAGGTAAATTAGTAAGTGAAAATTTAAAGTTTGCAATAGTAGCAGGAAGATTTAACGAATTTATAGTGTCAAAATTAGTATCAGGAGCAATGGATGCACTGAAAAGACATGGTGCTAAGGAAGAAGATATTGAACTTGCATATGCACCTGGAGCCTTTGAAATACCTTTGATATCACAAAAATTAGCTGAAAGTGGCAAATATGATGCTGTAATTTGCTTAGGTGCAGTTATAAGGGGAGCCACTCCACATTTTGATTATGTATCTTCAGAGGTTTCAAAGGGAGTAGCACAAACTTCACTTAAAACAGGATGTCCTGTAATATTTGGAGTTCTTACAACAGATAGTATTGAACAAGCAGTAGAAAGAGCTGGAACAAAGTCAGGTAATAAAGGTTTTGATGCAGCAGTCACAGCAATTGAAATGGCAAATTTAATTAAGAATATCGAAAAATAA
- a CDS encoding bifunctional 3,4-dihydroxy-2-butanone-4-phosphate synthase/GTP cyclohydrolase II, whose amino-acid sequence MSFKFSSIEEAILDIKQGKMVIVVDDEDRENEGDLVAAGANITGETINYMAKYARGLICTPMDSESMERLNINTMVDKNTEYFGTDFGVSVDAASTRTGISAYERAETIRKLAEKKSTEEDFVKPGHTFPLRAKKNGVLDRNGHTEATVDLVKLAGFNPPVGVCCEIMNEDGTMARLPQLMEFSKKNNIKIITIEKLIEYRKKNEVLIKREAEAKLPTKYGEFKIIGYKNLTDNKENIAIIKGDVTLEKEVLVRVHSKCLTGDVFGSLRCDCGEQLAKSLKAIEKQGVGVVLYLDQEGRDIGLLNKLKAYELQEKGLDTVEANIKLGFNPDLREYWEAAEILKDLGIKSVKLMTNNPEKINELKKYGIDVTKRVPISTRPIKENEFYLNTKKEKMGHLI is encoded by the coding sequence ATGAGTTTTAAATTTAGTAGTATAGAAGAGGCTATTCTAGATATAAAGCAAGGGAAAATGGTAATAGTTGTAGATGATGAGGATAGAGAAAATGAAGGAGATTTGGTTGCAGCTGGTGCCAATATAACAGGAGAAACAATAAATTATATGGCTAAATATGCAAGAGGACTAATTTGTACACCGATGGACTCAGAAAGTATGGAGAGGCTTAATATAAATACTATGGTAGATAAAAATACAGAGTACTTTGGTACAGATTTTGGAGTGTCAGTAGATGCAGCAAGTACTAGAACAGGAATTTCAGCTTATGAAAGAGCAGAAACAATAAGAAAGCTAGCAGAAAAGAAATCTACAGAGGAGGACTTTGTAAAGCCAGGACATACTTTTCCTTTAAGAGCTAAAAAGAATGGTGTTTTAGACAGAAATGGGCATACAGAAGCAACAGTTGATTTGGTTAAACTTGCAGGCTTTAATCCTCCGGTTGGTGTGTGCTGTGAAATTATGAATGAAGATGGTACTATGGCAAGATTACCACAGCTTATGGAGTTTTCAAAGAAGAATAATATAAAAATAATAACTATTGAAAAGTTAATTGAGTATAGAAAAAAAAATGAAGTGCTTATAAAAAGAGAGGCAGAGGCAAAGCTTCCTACGAAATATGGAGAATTTAAGATAATTGGATATAAAAATTTAACAGATAATAAAGAAAATATAGCCATAATAAAGGGAGATGTAACTTTAGAGAAGGAGGTACTTGTTCGAGTACATTCTAAATGTCTTACAGGGGATGTATTTGGGTCTTTAAGATGTGATTGTGGCGAGCAACTAGCAAAATCGCTTAAAGCAATAGAAAAGCAGGGAGTAGGAGTTGTACTTTATTTAGATCAAGAGGGAAGAGATATAGGATTATTAAATAAATTAAAAGCTTATGAACTTCAAGAAAAAGGACTTGATACAGTAGAGGCAAATATAAAGCTAGGATTTAATCCTGATTTAAGAGAATATTGGGAGGCAGCAGAAATATTAAAGGATTTGGGTATAAAAAGTGTAAAATTAATGACTAATAACCCAGAAAAAATAAATGAGTTAAAGAAGTATGGAATTGATGTTACTAAAAGAGTTCCTATAAGTACAAGACCTATTAAAGAGAATGAATTTTATTTGAATACTAAAAAAGAAAAAATGGGACATTTAATTTAA
- a CDS encoding riboflavin synthase, protein MFTGLVEEVGEIKSIKKYGNSIRFAIKASNIMEEVKIGDSIAVNGVCLTITDCTRAEFDVMKETYKVTNLKDLAVGGKVNLERALALGDRFGGHIVTGHVDGIGIIDNIKKDEIAIEYKIKADKEILSELIYKGSVAIDGVSLTLGEVTEKYFKFYLIPHTQEKTILTEKSIGDKVNIECDIVGKYIRNIINIKNISTNNCMTKEFLKENGFY, encoded by the coding sequence TTGTTTACTGGTCTTGTAGAAGAAGTAGGAGAAATAAAAAGTATAAAAAAATATGGGAATTCAATACGTTTTGCTATAAAGGCATCAAACATAATGGAAGAGGTTAAAATTGGTGACAGCATAGCAGTAAATGGAGTATGTCTTACAATTACAGATTGTACTAGGGCAGAATTTGATGTTATGAAAGAAACGTATAAGGTGACTAATTTAAAAGATTTAGCAGTTGGAGGCAAGGTTAATCTCGAGAGAGCATTAGCATTAGGAGATAGATTTGGTGGTCATATAGTAACAGGGCATGTGGATGGTATAGGTATTATAGATAATATAAAAAAAGATGAAATAGCCATTGAGTACAAAATAAAAGCAGACAAAGAAATCTTAAGCGAGCTTATATATAAAGGATCAGTAGCTATAGACGGAGTTAGTCTAACCTTAGGAGAAGTCACAGAAAAATATTTTAAATTTTATCTTATTCCACATACTCAGGAGAAGACAATATTAACTGAAAAAAGTATAGGGGATAAGGTAAATATTGAGTGTGATATTGTTGGAAAGTATATTCGAAATATTATAAATATAAAAAATATTTCTACAAATAATTGTATGACAAAAGAATTTTTAAAAGAAAATGGATTTTATTAG
- the pdxS gene encoding pyridoxal 5'-phosphate synthase lyase subunit PdxS has product MSMDRSEMNKNLAQMLKGGVIMDVVNKEQAIIAEKAGACAVMALERVPADIRKQGGVARMSDPKMIKEIKDAVTIPVMAKVRIGHFVEAEILQEMGIDFIDESEVLTPADDSYHIDKKDFNVPFVCGARNLGEALRRIGEGASMIRTKGEAGTGNVVEAVRHMRTVMDDIRKVKNAAKEQIMTIAKELNAPYELVEYVWHNGRLPVVNFAAGGIATPADAALMIKLGAEGVFVGSGIFKSENPEKRARAIVMAAAYYDDPKVLEEVSFDLGEPMYGLEINSIKDRYQERGW; this is encoded by the coding sequence ATGAGTATGGATAGAAGTGAAATGAATAAAAATCTCGCTCAAATGTTAAAGGGTGGGGTAATAATGGATGTAGTAAACAAGGAGCAGGCCATAATAGCTGAAAAAGCTGGAGCTTGTGCAGTAATGGCACTTGAAAGAGTTCCAGCAGATATAAGAAAACAAGGCGGAGTAGCTAGAATGTCTGATCCTAAAATGATAAAGGAAATCAAGGATGCAGTAACAATACCAGTTATGGCAAAGGTTAGAATAGGACATTTTGTTGAAGCTGAAATTCTTCAGGAGATGGGGATTGATTTCATAGATGAAAGTGAAGTTTTAACTCCAGCAGACGATTCCTACCATATTGATAAAAAAGATTTTAATGTTCCTTTTGTTTGTGGAGCAAGAAATCTTGGAGAAGCTTTAAGAAGAATTGGTGAAGGTGCTTCAATGATAAGGACAAAGGGAGAAGCCGGCACTGGAAATGTTGTTGAGGCTGTAAGACATATGAGAACAGTTATGGATGATATAAGAAAAGTTAAAAATGCAGCTAAAGAACAAATTATGACAATTGCAAAAGAACTTAATGCTCCTTATGAACTTGTAGAATATGTATGGCATAATGGAAGGCTTCCAGTAGTTAATTTTGCAGCGGGTGGTATTGCTACTCCTGCAGATGCTGCTCTTATGATTAAACTTGGAGCAGAAGGTGTATTTGTTGGTTCTGGTATATTTAAATCCGAAAATCCAGAAAAGAGAGCAAGGGCTATTGTTATGGCAGCTGCCTATTATGATGATCCTAAGGTACTTGAAGAGGTTTCATTTGATCTTGGAGAACCGATGTATGGACTTGAAATAAACAGCATAAAAGATAGATATCAAGAAAGAGGCTGGTAA
- a CDS encoding WG repeat-containing protein: MMDGKFEINKLQEQLKRDPFEKYDEYEKRIRDIKAVNIAKGTLEEENYDDDYGFCYIKIEWYGINSVEKLKSEYFFCMISRKNLNGDVDFNEKYDISCKFIAVGEKVYIDNESLNISINGENYKIYCVNLYRQAFESNEEFKARITTIKHIPVGRIKFNKNNYDIKTSSIILNSEWSTIREVNVPKSYGLFAIINNVTIKEICERNVEYILYGKLMIIDKMISIDMGSLFIMFEDKPMEIFSVCLNDIDFYSKSKFEDNIKSISTISAGKVRLSPSKYDFEKLNFSVDVIWKKWASIFVSDLCSFSIKASKDDASILYKGGCVYDVYINFEVNEDGISVDSIETITFNKSIKLQYEIQSSEVVVSPIIDNGSSNDIDFGMGLNLMRYISDKGKYGYMDSSKRKILIEPKYDYIGSFYEGVARININDDWGFINLNGDMVIEPNFTMVKDFHEGLAAFSIKKFGVKKWGYVNLSGKIVIEAKYSEAGDFYNGIASVKLQGFFMSKKNIYISKTGKVVNYKKMLTAK, translated from the coding sequence ATGATGGATGGAAAATTTGAAATTAATAAACTTCAAGAGCAGCTTAAAAGAGATCCCTTTGAAAAGTATGATGAATATGAAAAACGCATAAGAGATATAAAGGCTGTAAATATTGCAAAAGGAACACTTGAAGAAGAAAATTATGATGATGACTATGGTTTTTGTTATATAAAAATTGAGTGGTATGGAATAAACTCAGTAGAAAAATTAAAAAGTGAATATTTTTTTTGTATGATAAGTAGAAAAAATTTAAATGGTGATGTGGATTTTAATGAAAAATACGATATTAGCTGTAAGTTTATAGCTGTAGGAGAAAAGGTATATATAGATAATGAAAGTTTAAATATAAGCATTAATGGAGAGAATTATAAAATATACTGTGTTAATTTATACAGACAAGCATTTGAAAGTAATGAGGAGTTTAAAGCTAGAATAACTACAATAAAGCATATACCTGTTGGCAGAATAAAATTTAATAAGAACAATTATGATATAAAAACTTCTTCAATTATATTAAATAGTGAGTGGAGTACAATAAGAGAAGTTAATGTACCTAAATCCTATGGATTGTTTGCTATAATTAATAATGTAACTATTAAAGAAATATGCGAAAGAAATGTTGAGTATATTTTGTATGGAAAGCTTATGATAATAGACAAAATGATAAGTATAGATATGGGAAGTTTATTCATAATGTTTGAGGATAAACCTATGGAGATATTTTCAGTTTGTCTTAATGATATTGATTTCTATAGTAAAAGTAAATTTGAAGATAATATAAAAAGTATATCAACAATAAGTGCAGGTAAAGTAAGATTAAGTCCATCTAAATATGACTTTGAAAAGTTGAATTTTTCTGTAGATGTAATATGGAAAAAATGGGCATCAATATTTGTCAGTGATTTGTGTTCATTTTCTATTAAAGCTTCAAAGGATGATGCAAGTATACTTTATAAGGGTGGTTGTGTTTATGATGTATACATAAATTTTGAAGTTAACGAGGATGGAATTTCAGTAGATAGTATAGAAACTATTACCTTCAATAAAAGTATAAAGCTTCAATATGAGATTCAAAGTAGTGAAGTTGTAGTTTCACCAATTATAGATAACGGAAGTTCGAATGATATTGATTTTGGCATGGGATTAAACTTAATGAGATATATAAGTGATAAAGGTAAATATGGCTACATGGATAGTTCTAAAAGAAAAATATTAATTGAGCCTAAGTATGATTATATAGGAAGCTTTTATGAAGGAGTGGCTAGAATAAATATAAATGATGACTGGGGATTTATAAACCTAAATGGGGATATGGTAATAGAACCAAATTTTACAATGGTAAAGGATTTTCATGAAGGACTTGCTGCTTTTAGCATAAAAAAATTTGGAGTAAAAAAGTGGGGTTATGTTAATTTAAGTGGTAAAATTGTAATAGAGGCTAAATATTCAGAAGCAGGAGACTTTTATAATGGAATTGCAAGCGTTAAACTGCAGGGATTTTTTATGTCAAAGAAAAATATTTATATATCAAAAACTGGTAAGGTGGTTAATTACAAAAAAATGCTTACTGCAAAATAA
- the pdxT gene encoding pyridoxal 5'-phosphate synthase glutaminase subunit PdxT, with amino-acid sequence MRVGVLAFQGGVTEHISHIERLGVESVKVKSVEDLKRIDRLIIPGGESTTIGRFLMLSNMIDYLKEEIYSGMPVWGTCAGMILLAKEIEGSNISYIKAIDITVRRNAYGSQIDSFNTRACIEEVSLNEIPLVFIRAPYITHIGENVKSLCTLKGNIVAAKSRNVIVTAFHPELTDNLEFHEYFIKI; translated from the coding sequence ATGAGAGTTGGGGTTCTAGCTTTTCAAGGAGGAGTTACGGAGCATATAAGTCATATAGAAAGACTTGGAGTTGAGTCCGTAAAAGTAAAGAGTGTAGAGGATTTAAAAAGAATAGATAGATTAATAATACCAGGAGGAGAAAGTACAACAATTGGAAGATTTTTAATGCTTTCCAATATGATAGATTATTTAAAGGAAGAAATATACTCAGGTATGCCAGTTTGGGGAACCTGTGCTGGTATGATACTTTTAGCAAAGGAGATAGAAGGTAGTAACATTAGTTATATTAAAGCTATAGATATAACAGTAAGAAGAAATGCATACGGAAGTCAAATTGATAGTTTTAATACAAGAGCTTGTATAGAAGAAGTTTCTTTAAATGAAATACCGCTTGTATTTATAAGAGCACCATATATAACGCATATTGGTGAGAATGTGAAGTCTTTATGTACTCTTAAAGGAAATATAGTTGCAGCTAAAAGTAGAAACGTTATTGTAACAGCTTTTCATCCAGAGCTTACAGATAATTTGGAATTTCACGAATATTTTATAAAAATATAA
- a CDS encoding spore germination protein, with protein sequence MNTNNKATTISDIKSAIGDDSNLIVKEIIIGKRQQLDAVVIYINGLVNKDMIDMNIMSPLMFQVDEEFDYNRELADYLCKKYISVSNTNIETDLNNVIEDIKRGKTAVIIEGLNKFIIADTTGGPYRSITEPPSDVSLRGPREGFIENLETNLTMLKRRIKDRNLRTEKFTLGTRSQTDLAMVYIDDIVDKEYLKKIKEKVKSIDIDSVYGNSIIEQCIEEHTYSLFPPVCGSERPDVIQANLLEGRIAFILQGTSYVTVYPSTFFDFFQTIEDYYGRMLQANFIRIVRMIAVFAVTSLPAIYISFIKFNAELIPIEFVQSLIQSRKGIALTPFMSLLAMNFTIELLREGGYRLPNKIGQTLSVVGGIIIGDAALKAKIVSSTTLLVAGITTVAAFVISNYQMSVSIRLINYPMLILANWLGMLGIIVGWFFMLAYLCAMENFGVPYFSFNIDDIKDVLLRVPIWKMNKRPSIIPNKNPIRQKDFRGGKNE encoded by the coding sequence GTGAATACAAACAATAAAGCTACTACTATTAGTGATATAAAGAGTGCTATTGGTGATGATAGCAATTTAATAGTTAAAGAAATTATAATAGGAAAAAGACAGCAATTAGATGCAGTAGTAATATATATAAATGGTTTAGTTAACAAAGATATGATAGATATGAATATTATGAGTCCATTAATGTTTCAGGTAGATGAAGAATTTGATTACAATAGAGAGCTTGCAGATTATTTATGTAAAAAATATATTTCAGTTAGCAATACTAATATAGAGACAGATTTAAATAATGTAATTGAAGATATTAAAAGGGGAAAAACCGCAGTTATTATTGAAGGTTTAAATAAGTTTATTATAGCAGATACAACAGGTGGACCTTACAGATCAATAACAGAACCACCTAGTGATGTATCCTTAAGAGGACCTAGAGAGGGCTTTATAGAAAATTTAGAGACAAATTTGACTATGCTTAAAAGAAGAATAAAGGATAGAAATTTAAGGACTGAAAAGTTTACACTTGGAACAAGAAGTCAGACAGATCTTGCTATGGTATACATAGATGACATAGTAGATAAAGAATATTTAAAAAAAATAAAAGAAAAGGTAAAAAGTATAGATATTGATTCAGTATATGGGAACTCAATAATAGAGCAGTGTATAGAAGAACATACATATAGCTTATTTCCTCCAGTTTGTGGCTCTGAAAGACCGGATGTTATACAAGCAAATCTTTTAGAGGGTAGAATAGCATTTATATTGCAAGGAACTTCTTATGTAACTGTATATCCAAGTACGTTTTTTGATTTTTTTCAAACAATAGAGGATTACTATGGAAGAATGCTTCAAGCTAACTTTATAAGAATTGTAAGAATGATTGCAGTGTTTGCAGTTACTAGTCTTCCAGCTATTTATATAAGCTTTATAAAATTTAATGCAGAGCTTATACCTATTGAATTTGTTCAGTCTCTTATTCAATCTAGAAAGGGTATAGCGCTAACACCATTTATGTCGTTACTAGCTATGAATTTTACAATAGAATTATTAAGAGAGGGTGGATATAGACTACCAAACAAAATAGGGCAAACTCTCAGTGTAGTTGGAGGTATTATTATTGGTGATGCTGCGCTTAAAGCAAAAATTGTTAGTTCAACAACTCTTTTAGTTGCGGGAATAACTACAGTAGCTGCGTTTGTAATATCTAATTATCAAATGTCTGTATCAATAAGATTAATTAATTATCCAATGTTAATATTGGCAAATTGGCTTGGAATGCTTGGAATAATAGTAGGGTGGTTTTTTATGTTAGCTTACCTTTGTGCTATGGAAAATTTTGGGGTACCTTATTTTTCTTTTAATATAGATGATATTAAGGATGTGTTATTAAGGGTACCAATATGGAAAATGAATAAAAGACCTAGTATTATTCCAAATAAAAATCCAATAAGGCAAAAGGATTTTAGAGGTGGAAAAAATGAATAA
- a CDS encoding Ger(x)C family spore germination protein — protein MQRNNKIILITIILILVLAFFSDKGELVENLQIPIAIGADIKKNAVGTIYKIPVSIYSFEGGEKVSSYVLSGEGFNLPSTRDTRQLKSDKKFMLGLNRVFIFSEGAAQNGLNPFIDLNLNNPQLNDRALCTVCRGKAEDIINHKAKDNINTSDYIDGMIKNLKQFNFFSSQYSFMDIAVRVCTEGRATLLPYIEIKDGEIQTTGLAIFNKDKMVGNVDMAKARVINMLKENNVWGIVTIQEGSKYTSLYGKTKNKVKCYKKDGKYSFVINISLSGKVINNTLYKNLNSDVNQMERFKLELGRKVEKDCNDTIKDVMKEYKVDVLDLGRVAAAKYGRHTGVDWNKAVSNSDIKVNVKIRVINEGRGNY, from the coding sequence ATGCAAAGGAATAATAAAATAATATTAATTACAATAATTTTAATTCTTGTTTTAGCGTTTTTTAGTGATAAAGGAGAGCTAGTAGAAAACTTGCAAATTCCCATAGCTATAGGAGCAGATATAAAAAAAAATGCGGTAGGAACCATTTATAAGATTCCAGTTTCAATATATTCTTTTGAGGGAGGAGAAAAGGTTAGCAGCTATGTATTAAGTGGAGAAGGTTTTAATTTACCTAGTACTAGAGATACGAGACAGCTTAAATCGGATAAAAAATTTATGCTAGGATTGAATAGAGTATTTATATTTAGTGAAGGGGCAGCGCAAAATGGATTAAATCCCTTTATTGATTTGAATTTGAATAATCCGCAGTTAAATGATAGAGCACTGTGTACGGTGTGTAGGGGAAAAGCTGAGGATATAATTAATCATAAAGCAAAAGATAACATAAATACTTCTGATTATATTGATGGAATGATAAAAAATTTAAAACAGTTTAATTTCTTTTCATCGCAGTACAGCTTTATGGATATTGCCGTAAGAGTTTGTACTGAAGGCAGGGCAACTTTATTACCATATATAGAAATAAAAGATGGTGAAATACAAACCACAGGGCTTGCTATATTTAATAAAGATAAAATGGTTGGTAATGTAGATATGGCAAAAGCTAGGGTTATAAATATGCTTAAAGAAAATAACGTATGGGGGATTGTTACTATTCAGGAAGGTTCTAAATATACTAGCTTGTATGGAAAAACCAAGAATAAAGTTAAATGTTATAAAAAGGATGGTAAATATAGCTTTGTAATAAATATTTCATTAAGTGGTAAAGTTATCAATAACACATTGTACAAAAATCTTAATTCTGATGTGAATCAAATGGAAAGGTTTAAATTAGAGTTAGGGAGAAAGGTAGAGAAGGATTGTAATGATACTATAAAAGATGTAATGAAAGAATATAAAGTAGATGTTTTAGATTTGGGGAGAGTTGCTGCTGCAAAATATGGAAGACATACTGGAGTTGATTGGAACAAGGCAGTAAGTAATTCAGATATAAAAGTAAATGTAAAAATAAGAGTTATCAATGAAGGAAGAGGAAATTATTAA
- a CDS encoding DUF1648 domain-containing protein, giving the protein MNNGIVLGIFTFGILIISTISQIVAFKAGQKDIYLGIRIPYEEIENSKLKYIGKSYVLFNIIFGIPLAILISYYVYITDNSIAYLVAIFAFIFFDFLIYYYHNRKVYKLKKKEGWLKTKKQEIIIDTSFNKQKKEKMIAGNKWFVISLVFVIICLVVNIIQYPNIPHRYPSHWNISGNITGYSIKTYFAIFSTPINQLILILITFFIYKITFWSKNEINTNVSIENNIKFRNVWGIYIIILNFVMQIVLLIDDFQTIQLIKENISLINIIIIVITMLVTLVSLVIGFKVGQGGSKLKANEGKREIAINMRDDDKYWKMGNLIYYNTNDPSIFVQKRFGIGWTVNVGSRVGQIFYAIIIIFIIVSLLIGKK; this is encoded by the coding sequence ATGAATAACGGAATAGTATTAGGTATATTTACATTTGGCATATTAATTATTTCTACAATATCCCAAATAGTAGCATTTAAAGCAGGACAAAAAGATATATATTTAGGCATTAGAATTCCTTATGAAGAAATAGAAAATTCTAAGCTTAAATATATTGGGAAAAGTTACGTTTTATTCAACATAATTTTTGGAATACCTTTGGCTATATTAATTTCTTATTATGTGTATATAACGGATAACAGTATTGCCTATTTAGTGGCTATATTTGCATTTATATTTTTTGACTTTTTAATTTACTACTATCACAACAGAAAAGTTTATAAATTAAAGAAAAAAGAGGGATGGTTAAAAACCAAAAAGCAAGAGATTATTATAGATACATCCTTTAATAAACAAAAAAAGGAAAAGATGATAGCAGGAAATAAGTGGTTTGTTATATCATTAGTTTTTGTAATAATATGTTTGGTAGTTAATATAATTCAGTACCCTAATATTCCTCATAGATATCCAAGTCATTGGAATATAAGTGGAAATATTACTGGATACTCCATAAAAACATATTTTGCCATTTTTTCTACACCTATAAATCAACTGATTCTTATCTTAATAACATTCTTTATTTACAAGATAACCTTTTGGAGTAAAAACGAAATAAATACAAATGTCTCTATAGAGAATAATATAAAGTTTAGAAATGTATGGGGAATATATATTATAATATTAAATTTTGTTATGCAGATTGTGCTTTTAATTGATGATTTTCAAACAATTCAACTTATTAAAGAAAATATAAGTCTTATAAATATTATAATTATAGTTATTACAATGCTTGTAACTTTAGTATCATTAGTTATAGGATTTAAAGTTGGACAGGGTGGAAGCAAGCTTAAAGCTAATGAGGGAAAAAGAGAAATTGCAATCAATATGAGAGATGATGATAAGTATTGGAAAATGGGTAATCTTATATATTACAATACAAATGATCCATCGATTTTTGTTCAAAAAAGATTTGGAATTGGGTGGACTGTGAATGTGGGAAGCAGAGTTGGACAAATCTTTTATGCGATAATAATTATATTTATTATAGTGAGTTTATTAATAGGAAAAAAATAA
- a CDS encoding GntR family transcriptional regulator, which translates to MLIKIDFESETPIYEQLKNQLVKGMARGELKRGESLPSVRQMAEDIGINLHTVNKVYNILKGEGYLNIDRRIGAVINENMPQKTEEFSEKLLDELEYVIADCKCRGVEKEEFLDICSKIYDGYDI; encoded by the coding sequence GTGCTCATAAAAATAGATTTTGAATCAGAAACACCTATATACGAACAACTGAAAAATCAACTGGTTAAGGGAATGGCTAGAGGAGAGTTAAAAAGAGGGGAAAGCCTTCCTTCAGTTAGACAAATGGCGGAAGATATAGGAATAAATTTGCATACGGTTAATAAAGTTTATAACATACTAAAAGGAGAGGGATATCTTAATATAGATAGGAGAATTGGTGCTGTAATTAATGAAAATATGCCTCAAAAAACTGAGGAATTTTCGGAAAAATTATTAGATGAACTGGAATATGTTATAGCAGATTGTAAGTGTAGAGGAGTAGAAAAGGAAGAATTTTTAGATATATGTAGTAAAATTTATGATGGGTATGATATTTAG
- a CDS encoding GerAB/ArcD/ProY family transporter — MNKSNDVYLSGSQITFYMFASLIGVGFTYLPNAVIEKANQDGWIACIVGAVYPLFLILCASYMCKKSPKENILVLSKKYFGGIIGNILNFIFIGFFLFVLTSEIEGFNNVFTVYASDFLKGYQVIALTLVVTAFAAYKGIKPLGRLCEVTFYLTIILIVLPIETLKEGNILNIMPIGQAGLANVLKASKETAFFYTGAEAALLIYPFAKGSKKLLESSLIALGLTMFIYTWVCFLNIYYYGIDASPKLLWPTIGLSDSIHIPIINSFRFIFISLWSIVIIRCISVYYFAVSSGISRITKKISAETVTIFLYPIVFLLSMLYGNTTKRRYYSGILTEYFVIFILIYVSIITIITKFKEVGKHAKE; from the coding sequence ATGAATAAAAGTAATGATGTATATTTATCAGGAAGTCAAATTACTTTTTATATGTTTGCATCCTTAATTGGGGTTGGTTTTACGTATCTACCTAATGCGGTTATAGAAAAGGCAAATCAAGATGGTTGGATTGCGTGTATTGTGGGTGCAGTTTATCCACTATTTTTAATTTTGTGTGCCAGTTATATGTGCAAAAAATCTCCCAAAGAAAATATATTAGTGCTTAGTAAAAAATATTTTGGAGGCATAATAGGAAATATTTTAAATTTTATTTTTATAGGTTTCTTTTTATTTGTTTTGACTTCAGAAATAGAAGGATTTAATAATGTATTTACTGTATATGCCTCCGATTTTTTAAAGGGATATCAGGTTATAGCACTTACGTTAGTAGTAACTGCTTTTGCTGCATATAAGGGCATAAAGCCACTAGGAAGATTATGTGAGGTTACATTCTATTTGACAATTATTTTAATTGTGCTACCGATAGAAACATTAAAGGAAGGAAATATATTAAATATTATGCCAATTGGTCAAGCTGGCTTAGCGAATGTACTTAAAGCATCGAAGGAGACGGCTTTTTTCTATACGGGAGCAGAGGCGGCTTTATTAATATATCCTTTCGCTAAAGGCAGTAAAAAACTGTTAGAGAGCAGTCTTATTGCGCTTGGTCTTACTATGTTTATATATACTTGGGTATGTTTTTTGAATATTTATTATTATGGAATAGATGCCTCGCCTAAATTATTATGGCCCACTATTGGCTTAAGTGACAGTATACATATTCCAATTATAAATAGCTTTAGATTTATATTTATATCCTTGTGGTCTATTGTAATTATAAGATGTATTTCAGTTTATTATTTTGCTGTTTCCTCTGGAATTAGTAGAATAACGAAAAAAATATCAGCAGAAACTGTAACAATTTTCTTGTATCCAATAGTTTTTTTACTTTCAATGTTATATGGTAATACAACTAAAAGGAGATATTATTCGGGAATTTTAACGGAGTACTTTGTAATATTTATATTGATATATGTTTCCATTATAACTATTATAACTAAATTTAAAGAGGTAGGAAAACATGCAAAGGAATAA